A single window of Pontibacillus chungwhensis DNA harbors:
- a CDS encoding DUF3907 family protein, translated as MSNQMVRAQMEEVKDILQQSVTDTNDYLNQQSMGAMLLEEGSHHKEYYKLLLKALRRLEVFCDEAYDAVQVILKSESFRKPAAERTLYGIYHQCVMEFFSPKGDIWYEDSRAAYTGNNAIKYHHEPPQSFKKLIVKLEKSFQQMREDLAYYETDYHTKMVMNEDQRSSS; from the coding sequence ATGAGTAATCAGATGGTTCGTGCACAGATGGAAGAGGTAAAAGATATCTTACAGCAATCTGTAACTGACACGAACGACTACTTAAATCAACAATCCATGGGTGCTATGCTCCTCGAAGAGGGCAGTCATCATAAGGAGTATTATAAGTTACTATTAAAAGCGTTAAGGCGTTTAGAAGTTTTTTGCGATGAAGCTTATGATGCTGTGCAAGTTATTTTAAAATCTGAAAGCTTTCGTAAACCAGCTGCTGAGCGAACGCTTTATGGCATCTATCATCAATGTGTGATGGAGTTTTTCTCACCCAAAGGGGACATATGGTACGAAGATAGCCGCGCTGCATATACGGGGAACAATGCTATAAAATATCATCATGAACCCCCGCAATCCTTTAAGAAGTTAATTGTGAAATTAGAGAAATCATTCCAACAAATGCGAGAAGATCTAGCGTATTATGAAACAGATTATCATACCAAGATGGTAATGAATGAAGACCAAAGAAGCTCCTCTTAA
- a CDS encoding superoxide dismutase, whose amino-acid sequence MLNWANEVEKNLKEAPIEKEKLEGWMDDFDQWKNMIQKTLQKNEITKEDVEDVVLEGERIMYHLEDHVEDTRQRERVPIGKHKLPPLPYAYNALEPYISKEIMRLHHDVHHKSYVDGLNKAEIELEKLRKNGKDTLIKHWLREQSFNGSGHFLHTIFWFNMSPNGGGKPEGELLKQINRDFGSFKTFKKQFTDAAKSVEGVGWALLVWELRSGRLAIQTVEKHQNVSLWDVIPILALDVWEHAYYLQYQNKRADYIDSWWNVVNWKDASKRFQSVKDLKWKLY is encoded by the coding sequence TTGCTTAATTGGGCAAATGAAGTAGAAAAAAACCTGAAAGAAGCTCCCATTGAAAAAGAAAAGCTTGAGGGATGGATGGATGATTTTGATCAATGGAAGAACATGATTCAAAAAACACTTCAAAAAAATGAAATTACTAAAGAGGATGTAGAGGACGTGGTGCTTGAAGGGGAACGAATCATGTATCATCTTGAGGATCATGTTGAGGATACAAGGCAAAGAGAGCGTGTGCCAATAGGGAAACACAAATTACCTCCTCTTCCTTATGCCTACAACGCCCTTGAACCCTATATCTCAAAAGAAATCATGCGTCTTCATCATGATGTCCATCACAAATCTTATGTAGATGGATTAAATAAAGCAGAAATTGAGTTAGAAAAGCTTCGTAAAAACGGAAAAGATACATTAATTAAGCACTGGCTGAGGGAACAGTCATTTAATGGGTCGGGCCATTTTTTACACACGATCTTTTGGTTTAACATGTCTCCAAATGGAGGAGGAAAGCCTGAAGGGGAACTGTTAAAACAGATTAATCGTGACTTTGGAAGTTTTAAGACTTTTAAGAAGCAATTTACTGATGCTGCTAAATCGGTCGAGGGCGTTGGTTGGGCCTTGTTGGTTTGGGAATTGCGATCAGGAAGATTAGCTATCCAGACAGTAGAAAAACATCAGAACGTATCTCTGTGGGATGTCATTCCGATATTGGCGCTCGATGTATGGGAACATGCTTATTATTTGCAATACCAGAATAAACGAGCTGACTATATTGATAGTTGGTGGAATGTAGTGAATTGGAAGGATGCTTCCAAACGATTTCAGTCCGTGAAAGATTTAAAGTGGAAATTATATTAA